TAACAAAAACGGATCAaagattgaataaaatatgacaataacaacgcattaaattaaaacggaTACAAAGTATAACATGCGTAATATAACAGCGGCACACCGTAACATTGCGGCAACacattgtaaattgttatttatcgcTACTACCGAAAGTTAGgtggcgcgggcggcggcggcagtGGCGTGCGGCGTGATAGATGTAATAAATACAGATAATAGTATTTAATCGAAGCGTATTGTGTGCTCTGTGGGAGTCGCGCCGACAAACGCTCGGCAGATCGACGGCAGCGGAGCTAGATGAATGACCGACTAATAGACACGCCCGGCCAACAATGCACCGCGGACGAGCAACGCCGACGCACAAAGACGCGCGGTGGCGGTGCCTAGTGCCTGCTGCCAATGCGCACTCCACACTCTGTACCTCTATACGCTCCCGCCAAGAATCTAATGATTCATCAATGTCACGCACTACATTtggattttttctttaaaaagcaattagaaaacgtatttcatttatatttgcaatatatttgCTAACTTTGTTTCCGAATAAAACTGATGCATCTAGAAGCATACAATTTTATGTCCCTACTTATTCTCCATCAAAAAATGTTtgtcttgtaaaatgttatttaaccATAATGAGATGAATTTAGTTTAAGTAAACTTAGAGTACTCCATACGATGCGAGCAGGTTTTTTTGCACTCTTTCAATTACGTTACCAATTCTAGTCCTAAACTAGCAGAACGAATATGTAACAACTAACTATTCCAGAAAGCTATTAAAAGGCTGATTGGATGTAAAAACGTTTACACTGGTACCTCGGTAAACAGATGGACTCtagtagttttaatttgtatttgtattttaacggCACAGGGATTTtcctgttatttttaatattttataagagcAGTATTTCAAGAAATGTAATTCTAAACATGGGgcctaatttatttaagtagtaACACATCCCTTTTACCCGAATAACCATTTTTTTCTCTAAAAAGCAAAAGCTTGTTTTTGCTTCAACAAATTGCCAGGACTCTACACCACCATCACCTAGAATGCTGAAAAAGTAGTATTGTCAAACACTTACCGTGCAAATAAGAACACCGTGTCTAGCTTCTCGGAATTGTTTAAAAACTTCTATCCTTTGTTCGTGTTGCATCGACCCGTGTAGGCTGAACATTTCCAAATCAACAGGTATCAACCCTCCTTCAGACGGCTCATGGTAATCCACTTCAAATTCTGAACTGCTTGACTCCGATCCATCCTTAAAACCACAAACGagtgtttcataataataactatatttcaAGTTAATTGTTTAATTGAAACAAATTAGCTAGAATATTATGTGCATAATTTGTAATTGTTCTGTTCGGAATGAATTACCTCATCTTTTCCCATCCTATCCGCTTTTCTCTTCTTCGCCTTAGATTTTTCTTGgtctttcttctttttctttttaccaGTCAATACTGTTTCAATCAAGTCAGCGTGATAGTCAACCATTTCAAGTGTTGCCATGAAAACGATCATTTTCCCGCCTTTCTTATTTAAAACACAATGTTCCACTATTAGTGAACAAAGTGTCACTAATCGTAGTTTCATTGGTACTACTAAGAACGTTTGGTTCACCGTTTGTGGCATTACCAATTCATCTTCGATTATTGCCGATTTTACTGCTTCCGTAAATTTATTTCCAGTTTCTTGTGGGTTTATATCATCAATCTGTTCTTTGATATcttttgcagtatttttttcttctaattCCTTTTGAACTTTGAAATACTCATAATCAGAATCACTGTCACTTTCTTCTGTTGTGTCTTTCGGAacactttcatattttttattttccttcttAGCTGTGGTTTGGAACAAGTCATGTCGATTTAAACCACCAAATTCCTTTAGACCTAAAACACAATATGGTTAGAAAGTTTCTTATAAGTAAAGTAAGCCAAAAATATGACATACCTCCTCTGCGTTCACCTTCTTCTTCCTCAGACTCACTATCGTCTTTGgtcttcttttcttttttatttttattatcacctACTTGGGTGTTATCatcttctatatttttattaagaggaatatcttcctttttatttgcaattttgtTTTCGTCAACCTTTTGTGGTTTCAATGAGTCTGCTACAACTGCTCTGCCCTCTGATGTATCAATGAAAACTGGATCCACTAATGTGATGCCAGCCAAATTTTCCACCGCctatagaaatacaaaataactaaatgtaCGACAAGACAACACAGATATACACTTACACCAGACACAGTCATACTTACTTTTGTAAGCGTAGCTGATAGAAGAATTGTCTGCCTTTCTTTAGACATCAATATATCTGTTAAATGATGTTTCACCTCAGATTTTTCTTCTTTATCATCAATTTGTTCTTTTTCGTTAACATCTTCATCtggaatctttttttttatagtttgtttaaccAAAGCTAATGGATCATATGTGGCTGCTTTTTTATGATCCTCAATACTTTTCACAATAGCTGCCACATCTTTTTCATATCCCATGTCTAATAAACGATCTGCTTCATCTAAAACCAGACAACtacatacaaagaaataaataccacaagccataaaattataaataagaacaaatattataccaatattGTGCTAACATACCCAGTTTTTGCAAAGTTCAAAGATTGTGTGTGCCTCAAATGATCATTTATCCGACCTGGTGTGCCTACAAGTATGCTTAGGCCTTTTCTTAGTCTAGCTTTCTCTGCTTTCCTTTTTTGCCCTCCACTAAGCAAACCCGGCACAATCCATGTAAAGggctgtttttaaatataatatgtataagtaaaAAGTAATGCAATACATTGTAAAGACTATTAACAGCATAGTAACAACATTTCTCATACCTccacagaaataaaaatagaaatgtcCTACCTTAaccaatttaacaaataattcatATGTTTGCACCGCCAACTCTCTTGTAGGCACCACCACAACCACTCTGATGCCATCATGCCTATTTATTTTAGGCCTTATTGCCTGCAACCCTTCAACAACTGGTAGAGCATATGCTAATGTTTTACCTGAACCCGTTTGTGATCTGTTTAAACAAAAACCACCTTAAATCTGTGATCTTGATATGGTATttggtatgtttattttaagttaactCCAAACATAAACATTAACCCTCTTATTCACAGACTTTTTATCTagggacggagtaaagctgtgataacaagtctgtttctcaatgctaacggcatggcagccttcacagtgcgtagccatagggccattgtgattggctaatattgttatttatttatttatttacatatttgttaaaaacttaCACAGCATATTCTTCTACCTAATGCAATCATAAACTCAGTGAGTTTTTCCGTGCATTATATAATtgacagaaatatttttttataattgttgtgtACAAggtatattacaataatttaaataatatgatattgtgtATCACCTACTGAGCCGGCCGTCACACTGCGTATcgttaaaaagtatataatccGGCGGTAGATGTTAATTACAAGTTGAAACAGAGGCTATTTGTTCCTAAGatttttaagtttcttttatctttctttttttttgcttaatattGTAAGCACTTACTTGTTTAATGAGGTCtaagtatttttatcattttcttaattttttttttttagttttttattttatttatgttttgcaaaaagtatttttcaatattctCTCATCTATAAATAAGGGGTTAAGTATGTAAAAGgcctaataaaaaatgttacaataatataagtatatacactattttttaatgatcaaaaataaaaaataatattatttactacctactaataatagtattaatgcacaaatatttgactaaaaaaaatacatataattaaccCTAAATATAGGTTATTTTTGCTCAACAT
The sequence above is drawn from the Manduca sexta isolate Smith_Timp_Sample1 chromosome 28, JHU_Msex_v1.0, whole genome shotgun sequence genome and encodes:
- the LOC115452191 gene encoding probable ATP-dependent RNA helicase CG8611 isoform X2, which encodes MEDLQLNISVAKTNKKKPGAVRKDASEYKFVSNPKFTGKTIARKRPRFIAQKGNYVKTTEEEPNKKVAKLTQPPAEKNDNLEANLRNLSENKGKFQGKNYQKLSDDIQIAQKPRSGGWISSLFKNNPDVPRIGQRAVKPIVEKVFTGKTFSDLNIHSHSVANLQQNLKLKELMTVQQNAIPVILQGRDILIRSQTGSGKTLAYALPVVEGLQAIRPKINRHDGIRVVVVVPTRELAVQTYELFVKLVKPFTWIVPGLLSGGQKRKAEKARLRKGLSILVGTPGRINDHLRHTQSLNFAKTGCLVLDEADRLLDMGYEKDVAAIVKSIEDHKKAATYDPLALVKQTIKKKIPDEDVNEKEQIDDKEEKSEVKHHLTDILMSKERQTILLSATLTKAVENLAGITLVDPVFIDTSEGRAVVADSLKPQKVDENKIANKKEDIPLNKNIEDDNTQVGDNKNKKEKKTKDDSESEEEEGERRGGLKEFGGLNRHDLFQTTAKKENKKYESVPKDTTEESDSDSDYEYFKVQKELEEKNTAKDIKEQIDDINPQETGNKFTEAVKSAIIEDELVMPQTVNQTFLVVPMKLRLVTLCSLIVEHCVLNKKGGKMIVFMATLEMVDYHADLIETVLTGKKKKKKDQEKSKAKKRKADRMGKDEDGSESSSSEFEVDYHEPSEGGLIPVDLEMFSLHGSMQHEQRIEVFKQFREARHGVLICTDVAARGLDLPRVDLVLQYCAPASATDYVHRVGRTGRAAQVGAAVLMLLPSEAEFVRHLEQKRIRLRQADESKSLEALRSVAPAAANRARAAIALQTQLEHTAHSSAEWLARASRAYTSWVRFYSGYPREVRQWLDAKQLHLGHAAKSFALRDTPAALARRSKSDPQLKKEKPTNRLSVPDEVDKKRPGFGKVKIGFNSRVMNKQSSMHTASEFDSGLPPLEPSYKKKKN
- the LOC115452191 gene encoding probable ATP-dependent RNA helicase CG8611 isoform X1, which codes for MCKISASSPNYSSFTSNKKKPGAVRKDASEYKFVSNPKFTGKTIARKRPRFIAQKGNYVKTTEEEPNKKVAKLTQPPAEKNDNLEANLRNLSENKGKFQGKNYQKLSDDIQIAQKPRSGGWISSLFKNNPDVPRIGQRAVKPIVEKVFTGKTFSDLNIHSHSVANLQQNLKLKELMTVQQNAIPVILQGRDILIRSQTGSGKTLAYALPVVEGLQAIRPKINRHDGIRVVVVVPTRELAVQTYELFVKLVKPFTWIVPGLLSGGQKRKAEKARLRKGLSILVGTPGRINDHLRHTQSLNFAKTGCLVLDEADRLLDMGYEKDVAAIVKSIEDHKKAATYDPLALVKQTIKKKIPDEDVNEKEQIDDKEEKSEVKHHLTDILMSKERQTILLSATLTKAVENLAGITLVDPVFIDTSEGRAVVADSLKPQKVDENKIANKKEDIPLNKNIEDDNTQVGDNKNKKEKKTKDDSESEEEEGERRGGLKEFGGLNRHDLFQTTAKKENKKYESVPKDTTEESDSDSDYEYFKVQKELEEKNTAKDIKEQIDDINPQETGNKFTEAVKSAIIEDELVMPQTVNQTFLVVPMKLRLVTLCSLIVEHCVLNKKGGKMIVFMATLEMVDYHADLIETVLTGKKKKKKDQEKSKAKKRKADRMGKDEDGSESSSSEFEVDYHEPSEGGLIPVDLEMFSLHGSMQHEQRIEVFKQFREARHGVLICTDVAARGLDLPRVDLVLQYCAPASATDYVHRVGRTGRAAQVGAAVLMLLPSEAEFVRHLEQKRIRLRQADESKSLEALRSVAPAAANRARAAIALQTQLEHTAHSSAEWLARASRAYTSWVRFYSGYPREVRQWLDAKQLHLGHAAKSFALRDTPAALARRSKSDPQLKKEKPTNRLSVPDEVDKKRPGFGKVKIGFNSRVMNKQSSMHTASEFDSGLPPLEPSYKKKKN